AAGGAGAACTGATCGGTGATCGGCTCTGGAATCAGTACCAAAGCTGGCCAATGTACTCCAAATTCTTCGACAACATGGGTCCCCTGCCGCATCACCTTCACCACAACGATGAGCAGGCTGCCTTAATCGGTCAGTTGGGCAAACCCGAAGCGTATTATTTCCCTCCCCAAGTGAACAACCACGGGGGCGATTTCCCCTACACCTTCATTGGTATCGCTCCCGGTACCACCAAAGAGCAGATCAAAGAATGTTTGAAGAACTTCACTAAGGGCGATAACAAGATCACCAATTATTCGTCGGCTTACCGGCTCGAACCCGGTACGGGATGGGATGTGCCACCTGGCTTGTTGCATGCGCCGGGTAGCCTGTGTACCTATGAGCCTCAGAAAGCCTCCGATGTGTTCGCTATGTATCAGTCGCTGGTCAACGAAGCCATCATACCCGAAGAGTTGCTCTGGAATGGTACGCCGAAAGACCGGATTGGTGATTACGACCAGCTCATGGAAGCCATCGACTGGGAACTGAATACCGACCCACAAATGATGGCGAACCGCTTCATGCGTCCAAAGCCTGTCCGTGATGAAGAAGAAATGGCTGCTGAAGGCTACCGTGAAGTATGGGTTTGTTATAAAAATGAAGCGTTCAGCGCTAAAGAACTCACTGTATTTCCTGGCCAGACAGTCACCATCAAGGACAGTGCGGCCTACGGGCTGATTATGATGCAGGGGCATGGGAAGCTGGGCGTATGGGACATTGAAACCCCAACCATGATCCGATATGGCCAACTGACAAA
This window of the Spirosoma aerolatum genome carries:
- a CDS encoding class I mannose-6-phosphate isomerase → METTSAVSVAKKALEQGKGVLRLTPTWVPRSFCVPGRRIKLHPDDYYVLGGERGGIDERWFSSTTPAKNGPLTGENEGLSHIVFTDEDGTEVQFLLKDAVDELKGELIGDRLWNQYQSWPMYSKFFDNMGPLPHHLHHNDEQAALIGQLGKPEAYYFPPQVNNHGGDFPYTFIGIAPGTTKEQIKECLKNFTKGDNKITNYSSAYRLEPGTGWDVPPGLLHAPGSLCTYEPQKASDVFAMYQSLVNEAIIPEELLWNGTPKDRIGDYDQLMEAIDWELNTDPQMMANRFMRPKPVRDEEEMAAEGYREVWVCYKNEAFSAKELTVFPGQTVTIKDSAAYGLIMMQGHGKLGVWDIETPTMIRYGQLTNDEFFVSEQAAMEGVTIVNPSSTDPIVMLKHFGPANPDLDLSAV